The following proteins are encoded in a genomic region of Pseudorca crassidens isolate mPseCra1 chromosome 5, mPseCra1.hap1, whole genome shotgun sequence:
- the CGGBP1 gene encoding CGG triplet repeat-binding protein 1: protein MERFVVTAPPARNRSKTALYVTPLDRVTEFGGELHEDGGKLFCTSCNVVLNHVRKSAISDHLKSKTHTKRKAEFEEQNVRKKQRPLTASLQCNSTAQTEKVSVIQDFVKMCLEANIPLEKADHPAVRAFLSRHVKNGGSIPKSDQLRRAYLPDGYENENQLLNSQDC from the coding sequence ATGGAAAGATTTGTAGTGACAGCACCACCTGCTCGAAACCGTTCTAAGACTGCTTTGTACGTGACTCCCCTGGATCGAGTCACTGAGTTTGGAGGTGAGCTGCACGAAGATGGAGGAAAACTCTTCTGCACTTCTTGCAATGTGGTTCTGAATCACGTTCGCAAGTCTGCCATTAGTGACCACCTCAAGTCAAAGACTCATACCAAGAGGAAGGCAGAATTTGAAGAGCAGAATGTGAGAAAGAAGCAGAGGCCTCTAACTGCATCGCTTCAGTGCAACAGTACTGCGCAAACAGAGAAAGTCAGTGTTATCCAGGACTTTGTGAAAATGTGCCTGGAAGCCAACATCCCACTTGAGAAGGCTGATCACCCAGCAGTCCGTGCTTTCCTGTCTCGCCATGTGAAGAATGGAGGCTCCATACCCAAGTCAGACCAACTGAGGAGAGCATATCTGCCTGATGGATATGAGAATGAGAATCAACTCCTTAACTCACAAGATTGTTGA